CCATGAAGGCCAAGGCCACTGCTAATAAACAGAACAAAAATGTAATATCTTTTTTACAGTAATGAACTAATCGAGAATGAACCTAATCCTAAAGCCTTGCATATCCATTGGAGCCATGGATGCCGATTTCTTGGAAATTAACACAATTGGAGAGTGCAGTTGTGAACCTCTCAATATCAGCCCTTGTGTGTGTTGCACTCAAAGTCACTCGTAGCCTGGGGGACAAGCATGAATAAAGATGTGTAAGTGCTAAACACAGAAACAACACATTTCCACCACCCAACCATTATGGAGTGCAAAGAAGTACAGGCCCACATTTGCCTAAGCATATGTACTTTTATGCCCAAGTTTAATTAATATTTTCCAACATTTGATATCTGGTCATAGCAATACACTTGTGGATTCATTTTGGCAGTATATTCACACTGTTAATCTTTCTACAGAATATAATGGTACAGCTAAATCTGTACAACTGTCTGAACAAAATCTACAATCTAGACTAGCCTCGGATACGTTGTCAATTTAGTCAACGGGTAAAAGTTTTTCTGAGTTAGACAAGAATAATGAATCAGGTCCCAGCAAAGCAGCATTACACCAAGAACAAAATGCAGCTGGTTCAATCCAAGCTTGTAAGTAACAATAGAAAAAACGAAAGTCTAACAAAGACTTGCTATGAACCTGCACGAGTTGGGTGGCACTGTTGGCGGTCTGATTGCAGTCACATGGAAACCTGATTTCAACAAACGCCTGTTCAATAATGAAAAATTCTGTTAGTTTAGTCAGTTGAAGGTGTAAAATAAGCGTCATGCAAATAACTATTATATGTATATAAATATATATAGATATATAAAACTGTGTTCGTGTGTCTATAGAGAGAGAGAGAGAGAGAGAGAGAGAGAGAGAGAGANNNNNNNNNNNNNNNNNNNNGAGAGAGAGAGAGAGAACCGGCTTGCTTGCAAAGCCTTCTGTTCACTCCCAACGATAAGAGATATTATTGGACTGTTTATCGGAATTCCAGTCAGAGCACGAAAATCTTGCACCCGACTCCAAATTGCCCTTCTACGCCATGTTTCCTTTCTTGCAACAATAACTGCAGCTGCAAGGTGGTATTGTTTATTCTTAACAACAATATTACTGGCAATATGCCTATATTGTAATGTAAGAAGAACAATACTATATTATGGAAAATATCTAATATAGAGCTTGACAGAAGGCTAGAACCAAGCATGAGGCAAGATCAGAACAACTTTAAAGTTTTGGCTCATTGGAGTTGTGATCATATAAGGTTTTTTTTTGGTCTCTAACATAGAATTTGTCTTTGCACTTAAACGAATGATATCACATTTGAACTGAGCTTCTCACCTCAACCTTGAATTTTTAAATGCTAAGAAATCTATATTATTGCCTATTATCAGTCCCTGCATACTAACCATTTATGAAAAATTCAATCACCCAACTAGTGTAAATGAAGCTTCCAATATATTAAAGTAACGTTTGGAAGGAACCATATTCAACTATAGGATCCCAAACGTTCATCAACAAACAAATATATGATTTACCATGAGCCGCAGCAGCAATCGGTAACGGTGTAGCAGTTGAAAATATAAAGGAGCGTCCTCGTGACTGTATGAGTTGCTTCCATCTTTTGCTGTCATATGCCAATCAGAAAATGGCATGAGTCACATACTAGATATCTAAATCTTCCAATATAAAGAGATGCATGATCATGCAGATGCAAGAATGATTGACTCAACACCTAAATTTGGAGTTTTGAGATCCTACCATGTTTTAAAGAAACTTGGTAATCCAAGAATAAGATACCTTTTTCATTTGTATTTGCTACACTATAGATCCAGGAATGACGCTTTCAACTGTTTTTACTAAGATAAAATAGTCCATGAACAGTTAATTACCTGCATGCAATGAACCCGCCATGGCAACCTGCAGCCTTGCTCAAAGTACCAACACATATGTCAACATCTTTTTCACAATGGAATTCCTCAGCCACTCCACCACCATTTTTTCCACAAACAAAGGTTCCATGAGCCTGAATGAAATGGTAGATTTTTTGTTTTCACTAATATCTATCTACATGAAAGTTTATAAAAAAAAAAAGAAAAAAAGGAGTCCCTCTTTCTTTCATATGTACAAAATTACAAATTCAATCAACTAGATGATCCTCCTGGTGTAGTTGGAGAATCCATAAGTGCTAGAATCACACTATGAAGAAACTGAACTTTTCACTCCCAAGTCTAATTTATCATGTTTTGGTTTCCCCTTATTTACAATGAATTTACTAAAACAATGTTAGCATCATAAATATGTGTACAGTAGTATGTACAAGACAGGCTTGAACACTTGCGAATTATTTCAGTTCCAAATAACTCAAGAGGACTTACATCATCAATGACTAACAGAAAGTCATGCTGCTTGCGTAGCTTCACCAGCTCAATCATTGGTGCAAAGTCACCATCCATACTAAACAAGCTGCAGTTGAAGGGGCAAATGCAGATCACAGAAATCACTTAATATAAAGACGAAATTGATCCCAACTGAAATGATAGTATAGAGAGCAGCAATACAATAAGATCAGTTACCTGTCAGTCACAACAACTTTCTTCTGCATTGTGCAACTGGATCTGTCAAATCAGAAATGAATTTCTAAGCCATGGACACAGTAAAGTATGGATCTAAGAAGAGACACACAAAGATTAAAAACAAAAGTTCAAGACCTACAACAATGCATTAAGGTGAATCATGTCACAATGTCTATAGATGAATATCTGTACAGATTTTTGTCGTTCAGCAAGACGAATACCATCAATAATTGATGCATGGTTCAGTTCATCAGAAAATATGGCAATCTTTTCATTAGTTAAAGGTGTTTTTCCAGCAGCCAAGAGAGAGCCAATATTTCCCAACACTACCATCAAGGCCATATTGGCTGCAAAGCCTGTAGGACAAAGAAGGCAATCCTAGTGGACAGATTTTAAACAAGATTATATCAGCTTTCAAGTAAAATACCCAAAAATAGTCGAACAGATTATGAGCAAAATGCAAATCAAATTAACTAAATGTTTCAAACCACACAATTATGTCCACAGTTTTATCACAAATTCTCAAGCCAGCCTCAGTTAAGTAACACATTGGAAACTAGTCAATGACTTTGAAATTTAAACTACTTCTAGAACTAGAAAGAACAACTAGAAAAGTCGATAAAAGCATTTACCGCATTATTTTTACATATACTAAAGAAATCACATTCTAGTACTTGGCTCTTATAGAAACAAAGCAGTAAATAAACGAAAGCTATAACATACAGACAGAGCAGCTGATACCTCTTTCTTCTTCAAGTCTGCTAAGGATGACTCCAGTCGCCTATGGTAATCGGTATATCCACAGATCAAAGCAGACCCCCTTGGGCCCATCCCATGTTCTTGAGCTGCCTAATTCAACATAATTCTTATAACTGTGTTCCAAAACATACAGCACATAAAAGCCACAAACTAATGTAATAATGTCAAAAACATTCAACAACCTTAGCAGCAGCATTTCCAATGGTGGGATGTGAACTCAAGCCCAGATAGTCGTTCCCGGAGAACAACAACAGCTTCCTGAATTTCCGGGTATCCTCCTCATCTCCTATAACACAACAAAAACTTGTAAGATAAACTTCGCAACTAACAAGAACTCACTGTT
Above is a window of Fragaria vesca subsp. vesca linkage group LG7, FraVesHawaii_1.0, whole genome shotgun sequence DNA encoding:
- the LOC101306767 gene encoding 8-amino-7-oxononanoate synthase-like is translated as MQLWDRASVEVHIPEATFQNWLSDIPSSGDEEDTRKFRKLLLFSGNDYLGLSSHPTIGNAAAKAAQEHGMGPRGSALICGYTDYHRRLESSLADLKKKEDCLLCPTGFAANMALMVVLGNIGSLLAAGKTPLTNEKIAIFSDELNHASIIDGIRLAERQKSVQIFIYRHCDMIHLNALLSSCTMQKKVVVTDSLFSMDGDFAPMIELVKLRKQHDFLLVIDDAHGTFVCGKNGGGVAEEFHCEKDVDICVGTLSKAAGCHGGFIACSKRWKQLIQSRGRSFIFSTATPLPIAAAAHAAVIVARKETWRRRAIWSRVQDFRALTGIPINSPIISLIVGSEQKALQASRRLLKSGFHVTAIRPPTVPPNSCRLRVTLSATHTRADIERFTTALSNCVNFQEIGIHGSNGYARL